From Daphnia pulicaria isolate SC F1-1A chromosome 11, SC_F0-13Bv2, whole genome shotgun sequence, the proteins below share one genomic window:
- the LOC124315317 gene encoding uncharacterized protein LOC124315317 isoform X2 has product MSKDRSVMVILFLVVFGCFQLAFGQNRDDTTAYLSTGSGGLGNNSQADGDRSSKFISLFSIVRFSNTPCTTSTGLNGTCFTSSECSKNGGTATGSCASGFGVCCVVTIQTCGQTTSLNSTYWQNPGYTNTYTTAGQCSLYVTKSSSDICQLRLDFIGFTLANPDATAKLTAGQCLVDVFTVTGQSNAVPAICGSNANQHIYMDMTPGTQTFSLNMILTGTTTSRLWNIRISQIPCGTSYTAPENCLQYFTEPTGKITSFNYQSATTPLVQHLAYQDYNICIRTNQGFCGICYVACTTAVTNAEPAFAISGVDTNVAAAAFAAATTSLVDVDCGNDWLQIPCATDQMNSVYTKASVASPTGPTLGCVNKLCGVFFSAVTAATASAPVYSYTKPFNIYFHTDGSEFGLASATLISASTESFGFCLSYTQQACSSTVSVTSG; this is encoded by the exons ATGTCCAAAGATCGTTCCGTAATGGTCATTTTGTTCTTGGTGGTATTCGGATGCTTTCAATTAGCGTTCGGACAAAACAGAGACGATACAACGGCATATCTGTCTACTGGAAGCGGCGGATTAGGCAACAACAGCCAAGCGGACGGAGATAGATCTTCCAAAT tCATATCTCTTTTCTCGATCGTGCGATTCTCGAACACTCCGTGCACCACATCGACCGGCCTCAACGGAACGTGTTTCACTTCCTCCGAGTGCTCCAAAAATGGCGGTACTGCTACCGGAAGCTGCGCATCAGGATTCGGAGTTTGTTGTGtgg TTACGATTCAAACTTGCGGAcaaacaacttcattgaattccaCCTACTGGCAAAATCCCGGCTATACTAATACGTACACTACCGCTGGACAATGTTCACTCTACGTCACCAAATCGTCTTCTGACATCTGCCAATTGAG ATTGGATTTCATTGGATTTACCTTGGCCAATCCAGATGCCACTGCAAAGTTAACTGCTGGCCAGTGCTTGGTTGACGTGTTCACAGTGACTGGCCAATCAAATGCAGTTCCCGCCATATGCGGAAGCAACGCCAATCAGCACA TTTACATGGACATGACTCCGGGAACGCAAACATTTAGCCTCAACATGATTCTTACTGGAACGACAACTTCCCGTTTGTGGAACATTCGAATCAGCcag aTACCTTGTGGAACGTCGTACACTG CTCCTGAAAATTGTTTGCAATATTTTACCGAACCGACTGGAAAGATAACGTCATTTAACTATCAGTCCGCTACTACACCACTAGTACAACACTTGGCGTATCAAGATTACAACATATGTATTCGAACGAACCAG GGATTCTGTGGCATTTGTTACGTTGCCTGCACGACGGCAGTGACGAATGCCGAACCGGCATTCGCCATATCCGGAGTAGACACAAATGTCGCTGCGGCAGCTTTTGCTGCAGCCACAACTTCTCTAGTGGACGTGGATTGTGGAAACGATTGGCTGCAGATCCCTTGCGCAACTGACCAGATGAACAGCGTTTACACGAAGGCAAGCGTGGCTTCTCCTACGGGACCAACACTGGGCTGCGTGAACAAACTATGCGGAGTCTTTTTCAGCGCTGTTACCGCAGCCACCGCCAGTGCCCCAGTTTACA gtTACACGAAGCCATTTAATATTTACTTCCATACTGACGGCAGTGAGTTTGGCTTGGCATCAGCAACTTTAATATCAGCATCTACAGAGAGTTTCGGATTCTGCTTGAGTTATACCCAACAAGCTTGTTCAAGCACCGTCTCCGTAACCAGTGGCTAA
- the LOC124315464 gene encoding uncharacterized protein LOC124315464 isoform X4 encodes MIDEFKKAIYVDRRMLLIKKTLIANHSRHINSTCNEGADLRGPHQKVIAYSVYGNLTQPNVNRRYLKPLVETAKTILRVYPGWNIRIYHNLTSHDESWRLFRKTFQEAGSHIDLCNATHIIQDHKLGKIFSMTWRWLPLLDDLVDTFMSRDADSPIIPREEDAVREWLSGDRIFHVMRDHPKHCVSMLGGLWGVKLDHERFKITNAAKRMLKKNHLHTYDYDQTLLSRHIWPIARTNVVAHDSYCCQYFPPARPFPTLRIGGGFVGMVGDLPANDNSTAAECPQQCRPKNASSEWRYC; translated from the exons A tGATTGACGAATTTAAAAAGGCAATCTATGTCGATCGCCGAATGCTATTAATTAAAAAGACACTGATTGCTAATCATTCTAGACACATCAATTCGACTTGTAATGAAGGCGCGGATTTGAGAGGCCCCCATCAAAAAGTGATTGCTTATTCCGTTTACGGCAATTTGACTCAGCCGAATGTAAATCGGAGGTACTTGAAACCTCTGGTGGAAACAGCCAAAACGATCCTCCGCGTTTACCCAG GATGGAATATAAGGATCTATCACAATTTAACGAGTCACGATGAATCCTGGCGACTTTTtcgaaaaacttttcaggaagcCGGAAGCCACATCGATTTGTGCAATGCGACGCACATTATCCAGGATCACAAACTGGGGAAAATATTCTCCATGACATGGCGCTGG TTGCCTTTGCTGGATGACTTGGTGGACACGTTCATGTCGAGAGATGCCGACAGTCCGATAATACCCCGGGAGGAAGATGCCGTTCGTGAGTGGTTGTCTGGCGATAGAATCTTTCACGTTATGAGAGATCACCCCAAGCACTGCGTTTCAATGCTAGGAGGTTTGTGGGGAGTCAAACTTGATCACGAACGTTTCAAAATCACCAATGCGGCAAAGAGAATGTTGAAGAAGAATCATTTGCACACCTACGATTACGACCAGACTTTGCTCTCAAGACACATTTGGCCTATAGCCAGAACTAATGTG GTGGCTCACGATAGTTACTGCTGTCAATACTTTCCTCCTGCCCGGCCATTTCCGACACTCAGAATAGGTGGCGGTTTCGTTGGAATGGTGGGCGATTTGCCAGCCAATGACAATTCCACAGCTGCTGAATGTCCGCAGCAGTGTCGTCCGAAAAACGCGTCATCTGAGTGGCGGTATTGTTGA
- the LOC124315317 gene encoding uncharacterized protein LOC124315317 isoform X1 → MNFPVPSSLVRHQPSSINVYIASIQRKMSKDRSVMVILFLVVFGCFQLAFGQNRDDTTAYLSTGSGGLGNNSQADGDRSSKFISLFSIVRFSNTPCTTSTGLNGTCFTSSECSKNGGTATGSCASGFGVCCVVTIQTCGQTTSLNSTYWQNPGYTNTYTTAGQCSLYVTKSSSDICQLRLDFIGFTLANPDATAKLTAGQCLVDVFTVTGQSNAVPAICGSNANQHIYMDMTPGTQTFSLNMILTGTTTSRLWNIRISQIPCGTSYTAPENCLQYFTEPTGKITSFNYQSATTPLVQHLAYQDYNICIRTNQGFCGICYVACTTAVTNAEPAFAISGVDTNVAAAAFAAATTSLVDVDCGNDWLQIPCATDQMNSVYTKASVASPTGPTLGCVNKLCGVFFSAVTAATASAPVYSYTKPFNIYFHTDGSEFGLASATLISASTESFGFCLSYTQQACSSTVSVTSG, encoded by the exons ATGAACTTCCCGGTGCCAAGTTCACTTGTTCGCCACCAGCCATCCTCTATCAACGTCTACATTGCTTCAATACAAAG GAAAATGTCCAAAGATCGTTCCGTAATGGTCATTTTGTTCTTGGTGGTATTCGGATGCTTTCAATTAGCGTTCGGACAAAACAGAGACGATACAACGGCATATCTGTCTACTGGAAGCGGCGGATTAGGCAACAACAGCCAAGCGGACGGAGATAGATCTTCCAAAT tCATATCTCTTTTCTCGATCGTGCGATTCTCGAACACTCCGTGCACCACATCGACCGGCCTCAACGGAACGTGTTTCACTTCCTCCGAGTGCTCCAAAAATGGCGGTACTGCTACCGGAAGCTGCGCATCAGGATTCGGAGTTTGTTGTGtgg TTACGATTCAAACTTGCGGAcaaacaacttcattgaattccaCCTACTGGCAAAATCCCGGCTATACTAATACGTACACTACCGCTGGACAATGTTCACTCTACGTCACCAAATCGTCTTCTGACATCTGCCAATTGAG ATTGGATTTCATTGGATTTACCTTGGCCAATCCAGATGCCACTGCAAAGTTAACTGCTGGCCAGTGCTTGGTTGACGTGTTCACAGTGACTGGCCAATCAAATGCAGTTCCCGCCATATGCGGAAGCAACGCCAATCAGCACA TTTACATGGACATGACTCCGGGAACGCAAACATTTAGCCTCAACATGATTCTTACTGGAACGACAACTTCCCGTTTGTGGAACATTCGAATCAGCcag aTACCTTGTGGAACGTCGTACACTG CTCCTGAAAATTGTTTGCAATATTTTACCGAACCGACTGGAAAGATAACGTCATTTAACTATCAGTCCGCTACTACACCACTAGTACAACACTTGGCGTATCAAGATTACAACATATGTATTCGAACGAACCAG GGATTCTGTGGCATTTGTTACGTTGCCTGCACGACGGCAGTGACGAATGCCGAACCGGCATTCGCCATATCCGGAGTAGACACAAATGTCGCTGCGGCAGCTTTTGCTGCAGCCACAACTTCTCTAGTGGACGTGGATTGTGGAAACGATTGGCTGCAGATCCCTTGCGCAACTGACCAGATGAACAGCGTTTACACGAAGGCAAGCGTGGCTTCTCCTACGGGACCAACACTGGGCTGCGTGAACAAACTATGCGGAGTCTTTTTCAGCGCTGTTACCGCAGCCACCGCCAGTGCCCCAGTTTACA gtTACACGAAGCCATTTAATATTTACTTCCATACTGACGGCAGTGAGTTTGGCTTGGCATCAGCAACTTTAATATCAGCATCTACAGAGAGTTTCGGATTCTGCTTGAGTTATACCCAACAAGCTTGTTCAAGCACCGTCTCCGTAACCAGTGGCTAA
- the LOC124315464 gene encoding uncharacterized protein LOC124315464 isoform X6, with the protein MLLIKKTLIANHSRHINSTCNEGADLRGPHQKVIAYSVYGNLTQPNVNRRYLKPLVETAKTILRVYPGWNIRIYHNLTSHDESWRLFRKTFQEAGSHIDLCNATHIIQDHKLGKIFSMTWRWLPLLDDLVDTFMSRDADSPIIPREEDAVREWLSGDRIFHVMRDHPKHCVSMLGGLWGVKLDHERFKITNAAKRMLKKNHLHTYDYDQTLLSRHIWPIARTNVVAHDSYCCQYFPPARPFPTLRIGGGFVGMVGDLPANDNSTAAECPQQCRPKNASSEWRYC; encoded by the exons ATGCTATTAATTAAAAAGACACTGATTGCTAATCATTCTAGACACATCAATTCGACTTGTAATGAAGGCGCGGATTTGAGAGGCCCCCATCAAAAAGTGATTGCTTATTCCGTTTACGGCAATTTGACTCAGCCGAATGTAAATCGGAGGTACTTGAAACCTCTGGTGGAAACAGCCAAAACGATCCTCCGCGTTTACCCAG GATGGAATATAAGGATCTATCACAATTTAACGAGTCACGATGAATCCTGGCGACTTTTtcgaaaaacttttcaggaagcCGGAAGCCACATCGATTTGTGCAATGCGACGCACATTATCCAGGATCACAAACTGGGGAAAATATTCTCCATGACATGGCGCTGG TTGCCTTTGCTGGATGACTTGGTGGACACGTTCATGTCGAGAGATGCCGACAGTCCGATAATACCCCGGGAGGAAGATGCCGTTCGTGAGTGGTTGTCTGGCGATAGAATCTTTCACGTTATGAGAGATCACCCCAAGCACTGCGTTTCAATGCTAGGAGGTTTGTGGGGAGTCAAACTTGATCACGAACGTTTCAAAATCACCAATGCGGCAAAGAGAATGTTGAAGAAGAATCATTTGCACACCTACGATTACGACCAGACTTTGCTCTCAAGACACATTTGGCCTATAGCCAGAACTAATGTG GTGGCTCACGATAGTTACTGCTGTCAATACTTTCCTCCTGCCCGGCCATTTCCGACACTCAGAATAGGTGGCGGTTTCGTTGGAATGGTGGGCGATTTGCCAGCCAATGACAATTCCACAGCTGCTGAATGTCCGCAGCAGTGTCGTCCGAAAAACGCGTCATCTGAGTGGCGGTATTGTTGA
- the LOC124315464 gene encoding uncharacterized protein LOC124315464 isoform X1, with product MGCLPMSSIRAYRFSLVLYFVILIVLVLIYFPVIDEFKKAIYVDRRMLLIKKTLIANHSRHINSTCNEGADLRGPHQKVIAYSVYGNLTQPNVNRRYLKPLVETAKTILRVYPGWNIRIYHNLTSHDESWRLFRKTFQEAGSHIDLCNATHIIQDHKLGKIFSMTWRWLPLLDDLVDTFMSRDADSPIIPREEDAVREWLSGDRIFHVMRDHPKHCVSMLGGLWGVKLDHERFKITNAAKRMLKKNHLHTYDYDQTLLSRHIWPIARTNVVAHDSYCCQYFPPARPFPTLRIGGGFVGMVGDLPANDNSTAAECPQQCRPKNASSEWRYC from the exons ATGGGGTGTCTGCCGATGAGTTCGATCCGTGCATACCGCTTCAGCTtagttttgtattttgttaTTCTAATTGTTCTcgtattaatttattttccagtGATTGACGAATTTAAAAAGGCAATCTATGTCGATCGCCGAATGCTATTAATTAAAAAGACACTGATTGCTAATCATTCTAGACACATCAATTCGACTTGTAATGAAGGCGCGGATTTGAGAGGCCCCCATCAAAAAGTGATTGCTTATTCCGTTTACGGCAATTTGACTCAGCCGAATGTAAATCGGAGGTACTTGAAACCTCTGGTGGAAACAGCCAAAACGATCCTCCGCGTTTACCCAG GATGGAATATAAGGATCTATCACAATTTAACGAGTCACGATGAATCCTGGCGACTTTTtcgaaaaacttttcaggaagcCGGAAGCCACATCGATTTGTGCAATGCGACGCACATTATCCAGGATCACAAACTGGGGAAAATATTCTCCATGACATGGCGCTGG TTGCCTTTGCTGGATGACTTGGTGGACACGTTCATGTCGAGAGATGCCGACAGTCCGATAATACCCCGGGAGGAAGATGCCGTTCGTGAGTGGTTGTCTGGCGATAGAATCTTTCACGTTATGAGAGATCACCCCAAGCACTGCGTTTCAATGCTAGGAGGTTTGTGGGGAGTCAAACTTGATCACGAACGTTTCAAAATCACCAATGCGGCAAAGAGAATGTTGAAGAAGAATCATTTGCACACCTACGATTACGACCAGACTTTGCTCTCAAGACACATTTGGCCTATAGCCAGAACTAATGTG GTGGCTCACGATAGTTACTGCTGTCAATACTTTCCTCCTGCCCGGCCATTTCCGACACTCAGAATAGGTGGCGGTTTCGTTGGAATGGTGGGCGATTTGCCAGCCAATGACAATTCCACAGCTGCTGAATGTCCGCAGCAGTGTCGTCCGAAAAACGCGTCATCTGAGTGGCGGTATTGTTGA
- the LOC124315464 gene encoding uncharacterized protein LOC124315464 isoform X2 yields the protein MGCLPMSSIRAYRFSLVLYFVILIVLVLIYFPVIDEFKKAIYVDRRMLLIKKTLIANHSRHINSTCNEGADLRGPHQKVIAYSVYGNLTQPNVNRRYLKPLVETAKTILRVYPGWNIRIYHNLTSHDESWRLFRKTFQEAGSHIDLCNATHIIQDHKLGKIFSMTWRWLPLLDDLVDTFMSRDADSPIIPREEDAVRGLWGVKLDHERFKITNAAKRMLKKNHLHTYDYDQTLLSRHIWPIARTNVVAHDSYCCQYFPPARPFPTLRIGGGFVGMVGDLPANDNSTAAECPQQCRPKNASSEWRYC from the exons ATGGGGTGTCTGCCGATGAGTTCGATCCGTGCATACCGCTTCAGCTtagttttgtattttgttaTTCTAATTGTTCTcgtattaatttattttccagtGATTGACGAATTTAAAAAGGCAATCTATGTCGATCGCCGAATGCTATTAATTAAAAAGACACTGATTGCTAATCATTCTAGACACATCAATTCGACTTGTAATGAAGGCGCGGATTTGAGAGGCCCCCATCAAAAAGTGATTGCTTATTCCGTTTACGGCAATTTGACTCAGCCGAATGTAAATCGGAGGTACTTGAAACCTCTGGTGGAAACAGCCAAAACGATCCTCCGCGTTTACCCAG GATGGAATATAAGGATCTATCACAATTTAACGAGTCACGATGAATCCTGGCGACTTTTtcgaaaaacttttcaggaagcCGGAAGCCACATCGATTTGTGCAATGCGACGCACATTATCCAGGATCACAAACTGGGGAAAATATTCTCCATGACATGGCGCTGG TTGCCTTTGCTGGATGACTTGGTGGACACGTTCATGTCGAGAGATGCCGACAGTCCGATAATACCCCGGGAGGAAGATGCCGTTC GAGGTTTGTGGGGAGTCAAACTTGATCACGAACGTTTCAAAATCACCAATGCGGCAAAGAGAATGTTGAAGAAGAATCATTTGCACACCTACGATTACGACCAGACTTTGCTCTCAAGACACATTTGGCCTATAGCCAGAACTAATGTG GTGGCTCACGATAGTTACTGCTGTCAATACTTTCCTCCTGCCCGGCCATTTCCGACACTCAGAATAGGTGGCGGTTTCGTTGGAATGGTGGGCGATTTGCCAGCCAATGACAATTCCACAGCTGCTGAATGTCCGCAGCAGTGTCGTCCGAAAAACGCGTCATCTGAGTGGCGGTATTGTTGA
- the LOC124315464 gene encoding uncharacterized protein LOC124315464 isoform X5 encodes MLSKPILCHARTVNGRHINSTCNEGADLRGPHQKVIAYSVYGNLTQPNVNRRYLKPLVETAKTILRVYPGWNIRIYHNLTSHDESWRLFRKTFQEAGSHIDLCNATHIIQDHKLGKIFSMTWRWLPLLDDLVDTFMSRDADSPIIPREEDAVREWLSGDRIFHVMRDHPKHCVSMLGGLWGVKLDHERFKITNAAKRMLKKNHLHTYDYDQTLLSRHIWPIARTNVVAHDSYCCQYFPPARPFPTLRIGGGFVGMVGDLPANDNSTAAECPQQCRPKNASSEWRYC; translated from the exons ATGCTTTCGAAACCGATCCTTTGCCACGCCAGAACAGTTAATGGAAG ACACATCAATTCGACTTGTAATGAAGGCGCGGATTTGAGAGGCCCCCATCAAAAAGTGATTGCTTATTCCGTTTACGGCAATTTGACTCAGCCGAATGTAAATCGGAGGTACTTGAAACCTCTGGTGGAAACAGCCAAAACGATCCTCCGCGTTTACCCAG GATGGAATATAAGGATCTATCACAATTTAACGAGTCACGATGAATCCTGGCGACTTTTtcgaaaaacttttcaggaagcCGGAAGCCACATCGATTTGTGCAATGCGACGCACATTATCCAGGATCACAAACTGGGGAAAATATTCTCCATGACATGGCGCTGG TTGCCTTTGCTGGATGACTTGGTGGACACGTTCATGTCGAGAGATGCCGACAGTCCGATAATACCCCGGGAGGAAGATGCCGTTCGTGAGTGGTTGTCTGGCGATAGAATCTTTCACGTTATGAGAGATCACCCCAAGCACTGCGTTTCAATGCTAGGAGGTTTGTGGGGAGTCAAACTTGATCACGAACGTTTCAAAATCACCAATGCGGCAAAGAGAATGTTGAAGAAGAATCATTTGCACACCTACGATTACGACCAGACTTTGCTCTCAAGACACATTTGGCCTATAGCCAGAACTAATGTG GTGGCTCACGATAGTTACTGCTGTCAATACTTTCCTCCTGCCCGGCCATTTCCGACACTCAGAATAGGTGGCGGTTTCGTTGGAATGGTGGGCGATTTGCCAGCCAATGACAATTCCACAGCTGCTGAATGTCCGCAGCAGTGTCGTCCGAAAAACGCGTCATCTGAGTGGCGGTATTGTTGA
- the LOC124315464 gene encoding uncharacterized protein LOC124315464 isoform X3 encodes MEVIDEFKKAIYVDRRMLLIKKTLIANHSRHINSTCNEGADLRGPHQKVIAYSVYGNLTQPNVNRRYLKPLVETAKTILRVYPGWNIRIYHNLTSHDESWRLFRKTFQEAGSHIDLCNATHIIQDHKLGKIFSMTWRWLPLLDDLVDTFMSRDADSPIIPREEDAVREWLSGDRIFHVMRDHPKHCVSMLGGLWGVKLDHERFKITNAAKRMLKKNHLHTYDYDQTLLSRHIWPIARTNVVAHDSYCCQYFPPARPFPTLRIGGGFVGMVGDLPANDNSTAAECPQQCRPKNASSEWRYC; translated from the exons ATGGAAG tGATTGACGAATTTAAAAAGGCAATCTATGTCGATCGCCGAATGCTATTAATTAAAAAGACACTGATTGCTAATCATTCTAGACACATCAATTCGACTTGTAATGAAGGCGCGGATTTGAGAGGCCCCCATCAAAAAGTGATTGCTTATTCCGTTTACGGCAATTTGACTCAGCCGAATGTAAATCGGAGGTACTTGAAACCTCTGGTGGAAACAGCCAAAACGATCCTCCGCGTTTACCCAG GATGGAATATAAGGATCTATCACAATTTAACGAGTCACGATGAATCCTGGCGACTTTTtcgaaaaacttttcaggaagcCGGAAGCCACATCGATTTGTGCAATGCGACGCACATTATCCAGGATCACAAACTGGGGAAAATATTCTCCATGACATGGCGCTGG TTGCCTTTGCTGGATGACTTGGTGGACACGTTCATGTCGAGAGATGCCGACAGTCCGATAATACCCCGGGAGGAAGATGCCGTTCGTGAGTGGTTGTCTGGCGATAGAATCTTTCACGTTATGAGAGATCACCCCAAGCACTGCGTTTCAATGCTAGGAGGTTTGTGGGGAGTCAAACTTGATCACGAACGTTTCAAAATCACCAATGCGGCAAAGAGAATGTTGAAGAAGAATCATTTGCACACCTACGATTACGACCAGACTTTGCTCTCAAGACACATTTGGCCTATAGCCAGAACTAATGTG GTGGCTCACGATAGTTACTGCTGTCAATACTTTCCTCCTGCCCGGCCATTTCCGACACTCAGAATAGGTGGCGGTTTCGTTGGAATGGTGGGCGATTTGCCAGCCAATGACAATTCCACAGCTGCTGAATGTCCGCAGCAGTGTCGTCCGAAAAACGCGTCATCTGAGTGGCGGTATTGTTGA